From one Plasmodium yoelii strain 17X genome assembly, chromosome: 12 genomic stretch:
- a CDS encoding oocyst capsule protein Cap380, putative translates to MYIINIIYVLIVCLLGTVLSSPYWGDPLLKDLGSEELNTNNKKRLHSTKKKRYAIDISSFGNTCVPKYSNICEHSNYEIRVNNGINGYTIKAMLIQKETSDIVSVHHATSIFSTDGSALLKFDNIPSLHYNIILEVTDLIYNKDYTIGNKCLCNICNDTKIVIDLNNIENNMIHATRGHKQINLPFPQSSFVNGKLLFSNFNLYHSQINLRSIERYEELYNNQYELVHPCSGIIMTHSEKYKIHYDVKSVHCYHVYIIDKILKKITSNDQRSVNFKNNMFLKFNKNETNEDNMISVAKNYSIHLPLKYDNGFYYPRGTVSGLLVTINVNTLLNNIKNIYINNMDKKMEYIQMFRIIIRLMHQYNEITYDNLLQYTTNLTLQKSQSSSSLINNIYNVYAEELTVLLNSLSLEFNPDIIGLDKNIVLMEEKEFISQHGIDINARIYKNQLILKESSDICLVLLQDIAREISSYVNNKLDSKYTGVCKNFRKKNSYANMSVMYYTYELDCNISIFYKEYNTNDDLMITNIISNKSIFEDVYIQLHYYDIYEYGILIHTHVDQSLVRYMNSLVKNYINNDSVIVMNIIGRKTDKGPEDIDKTLKTITFPIDCITNCSNIETIIIQDNYDYISIENICIKNTTGSDICFPQYNYSYIFDTRLLLVHMININPYPEIVLQTNVHQRIVEGNYCILSRHPLLIPHEYTPRIYKDTVCKEYINRCELLSTNVIVKSINIPSSILQRKNKFKLSFTTDFDEKHEEMFQINYLSDNNNDISKKKHLLTHYNNSFYINQHDNLINESKRQKENFDNIVSVNESSHNEENAYKNINIFQEMKYDINIFNMERMYTHEQTSKNNDSSLYPFGSLSINYSHVKENIYMKFLNDYIYFYESDSQKSDYNTVSPLSEDKFSHFTNVSVYNYECLGAYAYLMNKFNILVNDSLNCEAIHMIIEVLLKGKLGKYFIYNKNKIFLNFIKKEPFSGDIYDVFDLVDVEIYEQDNLHTPKSKQRLNVSIDENNLNLLYSHKNVLYRNKYFSNIYILMFKIAYLSNEYDFYTFFYDLTGIRLVDEIVLKNIDKLSMKDQTHIQYILLNLKNNYNIKIEEHTNKFEELINEISLLAAYIVELTSSYKVDLNITNAESENELKSFANIKYFVYINEFKYHEKNVSTNQLVHTMSQLNTLIIKKKILCCSNFVDEVETSLKYYIMYKYLHNDTDFINDNDEIMPPTAYKIIQTLLERPISKSNVYDEMTKSNIDNITKHIMNQSGYIHKNNITTEYKDLECIHLDSINHYDNIITNFETKYDNHGSLVSMKILKGLLKDKQIDIQEDMKYSVYFSFRNLSVPFIGKTHREETLGFKRILLLKAFPKAIHESVLFYTYIDQLDGNSLFMLEKIIFVSKGNKLVKEINVEYQTFFVHPRNMILTNNMSSNTRINTYSTYFNELNRCHHYNNGVQACDYPEYGYNGFTPYYVFYTENNQRKEILFKNNEEIANLINNKPLTLTKRYNIEFGGEKMDVEIYNSVEVIINEIAFSIGLINFNKKNCSKLTLNNGLMHIPNDPKSLISSIYYETLYCLDKSAIYKKILTICNFDKEELMKLFSTLDSNMLPYNLEETFANSLTHNEIINLITYLISAPYQINMMIRIPGDSDNKGLNNDMKPLNLNIMELNNTENIESKIVFIENEDIIRISKQFLQKEVNNSSLLEFNESLYFELLKYMPNSFINEHKILIDVKDVNNYLKNYINKENICNNDSYFKNNGIMLIPGETSTYNQPSFTYIDNDNIYIKKKPEDSYIFNNIFLFEGKNNLNKNFLNAIIVLSPIHITEVHDISHVELIANTFDSKHQFSMKCYPHKKYDNSYFEEEFNLAPNSIYFVCMNVYTMYLKSGLYEFNKYLIKFNTTNSNTYHIYKNMPVRPVYSVKNNNIIVPDMNKIDFKLHRIKDDDMNSTLVKYLIFVDGFITLDTNPYVVVNPIFTEDSYYYNSNVSQTDDYVSFMYSRKLKLFEFLELPTTQMLFKDNTMTITTEQLIHYQEETHNVYLLTLVKTLNLTKVIIRDIFNNEFEVNIDIIKDEIPTSVHTEPPLPTPPTSTTTVPIEEIEKEEEKEIEEDKEIEIEIEIEIEKEKEEEKEIEKEVEKEEEKEIEKEEEKEVEKEEEKEVEKEEEKEVEKEVEKEVEKEVEKEVEKEVEKEEEKEEEKEVEKEEEKEVEKEEEKSNTSCKCCLVKIINNTGSNGNCISVTQYIFLVQSLTSISEGKMSLHVSEHGYELIGNDDKLSINRTLNLLCTKLNGEVHLTNGDYNIQITNYQYSMPRSPFNLSNGYFNILRINEDGTKYITPPNAFISGEKPFTVDLNIPKISRIGNTENVSESLIPEKKDNSHVVDVIPIPYAEENKQSKLSFSNFSNYSWLTNQRTINSNSAQYYRRNVMCSIYIKSIELYDDKTKTEVYENKYDISTNSLNYGVYEIHVNNGKSYGACKNGHCLLDGWFLNYIMHSDKLKNGVYMLHIKNYVNIHRIDQFESNPRYAPESSKTTATESLPVTTKPVFCVSEDLNKLESFDANKKIKIIREVETNSNVNPGIYMVHVNHNNYEVYTEKENNKILETSVFESCIKHDFDIKDDMQYIYKVQIINDETTDIRHIENERIFIDKNNNKFKEYYAFISSIENNDNKSTYLYNNITRFYGPQHIVKSKYIVNGTNFNNIKRIDQNGYYKNLDKKDEEFVVGIFNVLFESIPRDKLYFIEIFDEDFDYSLISDLESKIHLETNENNRSSSNDNLNDNQNNMFMVQIAEYKNTKHQNKKWGYNDYDEFMLQGDFIKEGHYDIEFYNGKCTINYYSGDEKKAKPSDIENIIMSSGKILKNSCYKIYIMKWENSEENMLINDLFHTRIDAAKSKDNKYATTEVRDIDNTASSSVSPSKKEDEGFYRSYISLKFNKNENDEYGIKKVVDGIFDGKIIDSKYSIKMLNNNSYKINILNNANVHVKSIIDLIKSAWNCDMTCNNCIYDIELYTYNTVERGNTGMDSNNDDYYYVIIEPIKNEEVEAGNDDNVPSKKDTEYIKIIGKNLPIGHFNVVVENDTFNGTDANKMEVDTKLIKKIMFLSFEKPLEGKYNVTIVKNNNNILTNCSEYNTEMKEKISPTHKGIYKHITVRGFNEENHMVTIFKDDVHFQKGHGIKDGDYSVIYLHQNGTYSIRSRNYELSKNENILLQNILLETSLKGYGSINITTIENDPTELLQYDLFSSKNCILLQNDNINSLNIRNNILPLVKNSESSIIKYKYVESKITNAITHCSSSNEANCLNVLRRA, encoded by the coding sequence atgtatattatcAACATAATTTATGTTCTAATAGTATGCCTTTTGGGCACTGTTCTTTCGTCCCCTTATTGGGGCGATCCATTATTAAAAGATTTGGGTAGCGAGGAACTAAACactaataacaaaaaaagatTGCACTCCACCAAAAAGAAAAGATATGCTATAGATATTTCTTCATTTGGGAATACATGTGTTCCAAAGTACTCAAATATTTGTGAACATTCCAATTATGAAATACGAGTAAATAATGGAATAAATGGATACACAATAAAAGCTATGTTAATTCAGAAAGAAACTAGTGATATAGTTTCTGTTCATCATGCAACAAGTATATTTTCTACAGATGGTAGTgcattattaaaatttgataatattccATCTTTAcattataacattatattagAAGTAActgatttaatttataataaagattATACTATTGGAAATAAGTGTCTATGTAATATTTGTAATGATACAAAAATAGTAATCGATTTAAACAATATAGAGAACAATATGATACACGCAACAAGAGGAcacaaacaaattaatttacCATTTCCACAAAGCTCCTTTGTAAACGGTAAATTATTGTTTAgcaattttaatttataccattctcaaataaatttaagaTCTATTGAAAGGTATGaagaattatataataaccaATATGAATTAGTACACCCATGCTCTGGTATTATTATGACACAttcagaaaaatataaaattcattatgACGTAAAAAGTGTACATTGTTaccatgtatatattatcgataaaattttgaaaaaaataacgtCTAATGATCAAAGAAGCGTAAATtttaagaataatatgtTCCTGAAGTTCAATAAAAACGAAACTAATGAAGATAATATGATATCTGTTGCAAAAAATTATTCAATTCACCTTCctttaaaatatgataatggATTTTATTATCCACGAGGCACAGTAAGCGGGCTTTTAGTTACAATTAATGTGAATACATTATtgaacaatataaaaaatatatatataaataacatggataaaaaaatggaatacATTCAAATGTTTAGAATAATTATTAGATTAATGCATCAATATAACGAAATTACATATGACAATTTGTTACAGTATACCACAAATTTGACATTACAAAAATCTCAATCGTCATCttcattaataaataatatatataatgtatatgCCGAAGAATTAACTGTTTTATTAAACTCTTTATCTTTAGAGTTTAATCCAGATATAATTGGacttgataaaaatattgtactTATGGAAGAAAAGGAATTTATTTCACAACATGGTATAGATATTAATGCACGTATATACAAAAATCAACTAATACTTAAAGAATCCTCAGATATATGTTTAGTTCTTTTGCAAGATATAGCTAGAGAAATTAGTAGTTATGTTAATAACAAATTGGATTCTAAATATACTGGTGTATGCAAGAatttcagaaaaaaaaacagttaTGCCAATATGTCAGTAATGTATTATACATATGAACTAGATTGTAAcatttcaattttttataaagaatataataCGAATGACGATTTAATGATAACAAATATTATATCAAACAAAAGTATATTTGAAGATGTTTATATTCAATTACATTACTAcgatatatatgaatatggTATATTAATTCACACACATGTTGATCAATCTTTAGTTAGATATATGAACTCATTGGTcaaaaattacataaataatgattCAGTAATTGTGATGAACATAATTGGACGTAAAACTGATAAAGGACCTGAAGATATTGATAAAACACTTAAAACAATCACATTTCCAATTGATTGCATAACGAATTGTTCTAATATAGAAACAATAATTATACAAGACAATTATGATTATATATCTATAGagaatatatgtattaaaaataCTACTGGATCTGACATTTGCTTCCCACAGTATAATTATTCTTACATATTTGATACTAGATTATTACTTGTacatatgataaatattAACCCTTATCCTGAAATCGTATTACAAACTAATGTACATCAAAGAATAGTCGAGGGAAACTACTGCATTTTATCAAGACATCCTCTTTTAATACCACATGAATACACTCCAAGAATATATAAAGATACTGTATGTAAAGAATATATTAATAGATGTGAGCTTTTGTCAACAAATGTAATCGTTAAAAGTATAAACATTCCTTCATCTATATTACAACGAAagaataaatttaaattatcatttaCAACGGATTTTGATGAAAAACATGAAGAAATGTtccaaattaattatttgtcagacaataataatgatatttccaaaaaaaaacatttattaaCGCATTACAATaatagtttttatataaatcaaCACGATAACTTAATTAATGAATCTAAACGtcaaaaagaaaattttgataatattgTATCTGTTAATGAATCATCACATAATGAGGAAAAtgcttataaaaatattaatattttccaGGAAATGaaatatgatattaatatatttaatatggaAAGGATGTACACTCATGAGCAAACATCAAAGAATAATGATTCTTCTTTATATCCTTTTGGCAGTTTAAGCATTAATTATTCACACGtaaaggaaaatatatacatgaaATTTTTAAACgactatatttatttttatgaaagtGATTCACAAAAATCAGATTATAACACAGTTTCACCTTTATCAGAAGACAAATTTTCCCATTTCACGAATGTCTCtgtatataattatgaaTGTTTAGGTGCTTATGCTTATTTGATGAAtaaatttaacattttaGTAAATGATTCGCTAAATTGTGAGGCTATACATATGATTATAGAAGTATTATTAAAAGGAAAATTGGgaaaatatttcatatacaataagaataaaatatttttaaactttataaaAAAGGAACCATTTAGTGGCGATATATATGATGTTTTTGACTTAGTTGATGTCgaaatatatgaacaagACAACTTACACACACCTAAATCAAAACAACGACTTAATGTAAGCATTGacgaaaataatttaaatttattatattctcaTAAAAACGTtttatatagaaataaatatttttcgaACATATACATACTAATGTTCAAAATAGCATATTTATCAAATGAATATGacttttatacatttttttacgACTTAACTGGAATTCGATTAGTTGATGaaattgtattaaaaaatatagataaattatcAATGAAAGATCAGACacatatacaatatatattattaaaccttaaaaataattataatataaaaattgagGAACATACTAACAAATTTgaagaattaataaatgaaatatcaTTATTAGCAGCCTATATTGTAGAGTTAACATCATCATATAAAGTAGATTTGAATATAACTAATGCAGAATCAGAAAATGAGTTAAAATCATTTGCAAATATTAAATACTTTGTTTATATCAATGAGTTCAAATACcacgaaaaaaatgtttcAACAAATCAATTGGTTCATACAATGTCACAACTTAACACATtgataattaaaaaaaaaatattatgttgTTCAAATTTTGTAGATGAAGTAGAAACatcattaaaatattatataatgtataaatatttacataatgATACTGATTTTATAAATGACAATGATGAAATTATGCCTCCAACagcatataaaataatacaaacaCTTTTGGAACGTCCTATTTCAAAAAGCAATGTATATGATGAAATGACTAAATCAAACATAGATAATATAACAAAACATATAATGAATCAATCGGGATacatacataaaaataatataactaCAGAATACAAAGATTTGGAGTGTATTCATTTAGACTCGATAAATCattatgataatattataacaaactttgaaacaaaatatgataaccATGGATCATTGGTTTctatgaaaattttaaaagGTTTATTAAAAGACAAACAGATTGATATTCAAGAAGATATGAAATATTCagtatatttttcatttagaAACTTATCTGTTCCATTCATTGGTAAGACACATAGAGAAGAAACATTAGGCTTTAaaagaatattattattaaaagcTTTCCCTAAAGCTATTCATGAAtcagtattattttatacatatatagatCAATTAGATGgaaattcattatttatgttgGAAAAAATAATCTTTGTATCGAAGGGAAATAAATTAGTAAAGGAAATAAATGTAGAATATCAGACATTTTTTGTCCACCCACGTAACATGATATTAACTAATAATATGTCTTCAAATACGCGTATCAATACCTATTCAACATATTTTAATGAACTAAATAGATGCCATCATTATAATAACGGTGTCCAAGCATGTGATTATCCTGAATATGGATATAATGGATTTACTCcatattatgttttttacACTGAAAATAACCAAAGAAAGGAAATATTATTCAAgaataatgaagaaatagcaaatttaattaataacaAGCCTTTAACATTAACTAAGAGATACAATATTGAGTTTGGAGGAGAAAAAATGGATGTAGAAATTTATAATTCGGTTGAAGTGATAATAAACGAAATAGCCTTTTCTATCGGacttataaattttaataaaaaaaattgttcaaAATTAACTTTAAATAACGGATTAATGCATATACCTAATGACCCCAAATCTCTTATATCTAGTATTTATTATGAAACATTATATTGTTTAGACAAAAGtgctatttataaaaaaatattaactatTTGTAATTTTGATAAAGAAGAACTTATGAAATTATTTAGTACTTTAGACAGTAATATGTTACCTTATAACTTGGAAGAAACATTTGCAAATTCGTTAACACATAacgaaataataaatttaataacatACTTGATTTCAGCACCTTATCAGATAAATATGATGATAAGAATACCAGGTGATTCCGATAATAAAGgtttaaataatgatatgaAACCTTTAAACTTAAACATTATGGAATTAAATAACACAGAAAATATAGAATCTAAAATAGtttttatagaaaatgaagaCATAATTAGGATTAGTAAacaatttttacaaaaagaAGTGAATAATTCGTCTTTATTAGAGTTTAACGaatcattatattttgaaCTTTTGAAATATATGCCTAATAGTTTTATTAATGAACACAAAATACTAATAGATGTGAAAGATGTAAATAACtatctaaaaaattatataaataaagaaaatatatgtaataatgattcctattttaaaaataatggaaTAATGTTAATACCTGGTGAAACTTCTACATACAACCAGCCCAGTTTTACATATATAGATAAtgataacatatatattaagaaAAAACCAGAAGacagttatatatttaacaatatatttttatttgaaggaaaaaataatttaaacaaaaattttttaaatgctATTATAGTTTTATCACCAATACATATAACTGAGGTACATGATATATCACATGTTGAATTAATAGCAAATACATTTGATAGCAAGCATCAATTTTCTATGAAATGTTACCcccataaaaaatatgacaaTTCATATTTTGAAGAAGAATTTAATTTAGCCCCTAAttcaatttattttgtttgtatgaatgtatatacaatgTATTTAAAGAGCGgattatatgaatttaataaatacttaattaaatttaatacTACTAACAGTAATacatatcatatatataaaaatatgccaGTAAGACCTGTTTATAGTGTcaagaataataatataatagttCCAGATATGAATAAGATCGATTTTAAATTACACCGCATAAAAGATGATGATATGAACTCAACATTAGTTAAATATCTTATATTTGTAGATGGCTTTATTACATTGGATACTAATCCATATGTAGTAGTTAATCCTATATTTACAGAAGATTCGTACTATTATAACAGTAATGTAAGTCAAACAGATGATTATGTATCTTTTATGTATTCGCGTAAACTTAAACTCTTTGAATTTTTAGAATTGCCAACTACTCAAATGttatttaaagataatacGATGACTATAACAACAGAGCAATTAATACATTATCAAGAAGAAACAcataatgtatatttattaactCTTGTAAAAACACTTAATTTAACAAAAGTTATAATAAGAgacatatttaataatgaaTTTGAAGTAAATATTGATATAATTAAGGATGAAATACCTACTAGTGTACACACAGAACCCCCATTACCCACCCCACCAACTTCTACAACTACTGTTCCAATAGAAGAaatagaaaaagaagaagaaaaagaaatagaAGAAGATAAAGAAATAGAAATAGAAATCGAAATCGaaatagaaaaagaaaaggaggaagaaaaagaaatagaaaaagaagtagaaaaagaagaagaaaaagaaatagaaaaagaagaagaaaaagaagtagaaaaagaagaagaaaaagaagtagaaaaagaagaagaaaaagaagtaGAAAAAGAAGTAGAAAAAGAAGTAGAAAAAGAAGTAGAAAAAGAAGTAGAAAAAGAAgtagaaaaagaagaagaaaaagaagaagaaaaagaagtagaaaaagaagaagaaaaagaagtagaaaaagaagaagaaaaaagtAATACATCGTGCAAATGCTGCTtagttaaaataataaataatacgGGTTCAAATGGTAATTGCATATCTGTAACTCAATACATTTTCCTTGTACAAAGTTTAACTTCGATTTCTGAAGGAAAAATGTCATTACATGTTTCTGAACATGGTTACGAATTAATTGGAAATGATGACAAATTATCGATAAATAGAACACTTAATTTATTATGTACCAAATTAAATGGTGAAGTACATTTAACAAATGGGGATTATAATATTCAAATAACAAATTATCAATATAGTATGCCGAGATCACCATTTAATTTATCCAATGGGTATTTTAATATACTGAGAATAAATGAAGAtggaacaaaatatattactcCCCCTAATGCGTTTATAAGTGGGGAAAAGCCTTTTACTGTGGATTTAAATATACCCAAAATTAGTAGAATTGGGAATACAGAGAATGTTTCAGAATCGTTGATACCTGAGAAAAAAGATAATTCTCATGTAGTCGATGTTATACCTATACCATATGctgaagaaaataaacaatcAAAACTATCCTTTTCGAACTTTTCGAACTACAGTTGGTTAACAAATCAAAGAACAATAAACTCAAATAGTGCACAATATTATAGAAGAAATGTTATGTGCagcatttatataaaaagtatAGAATTATATGACGATAAAACTAAAACGGAGGTATATgaaaacaaatatgatataAGCACAAATTCATTAAATTATGGTGTATATGAAATACATGTTAATAATGGCAAATCCTACGGAGCATGTAAAAATGGTCATTGTCTTTTAGATGGCTGGTTtcttaattatataatgcatagtgataaattaaaaaatggagTTTATATGTTACacattaaaaattatgtCAATATACATAGAATTGATCAATTTGAAAGCAATCCTCGTTATGCTCCTGAATCTTCTAAAACCACTGCAACAGAATCATTACCAGTCACAACTAAACCAGTGTTTTGTGTGTCAGAAGATTTAAACAAATTGGAAAGTTTTgatgcaaataaaaaaataaaaattattagagAAGTTGAAACAAATTCGAATGTGAATCCAGGAATATATATGGTACATGTTAATCACAACAATTATGAAGTATATacagaaaaagaaaataacaaaatattagAAACAAGTGTATTTGAATCTTGTATTAAACACGATTTTGATATAAAAGATGAcatgcaatatatatataaagtgcaaataataaatgatgaaACTACAGATATAAGAcatatagaaaatgaaaggatatttatagataaaaataataataaatttaaagaatatTATGCATTTATAAGTAGcatagaaaataatgataataaatcaacatatttatataataacattACACGATTTTACGGCCCCCAACATATAgtaaaatcaaaatatattgtaaatGGAACAAAtttcaataatataaaaaggaTAGATCAAAATggatattataaaaatcttGATAAAAAAGATGAAGAGTTTGTAGTGGGAATATTTAATGTATTGTTTGAATCAATTCCACgtgataaattatattttatagaaatATTCGATGAGGATTTTGACTATTCACTTATCTCAGATTTGGAATCAAAAATACATCTCGAAAcgaatgaaaataatagaaGTAGTAGTAATGACAATTTAAATGATAACCAAAATAACATGTTTATGGTCCAAATAgctgaatataaaaatacaaagcATCAAAACAAGAAATGGGGTTATAATGATTATGATGAATTTATGTTGCAAGGtgattttataaaagaaGGACATTATGATATAGAATTTTACAACGGTAAATGCacaattaattattatagtGGTGATGAAAAAAAGGCAAAACCAAGtgatattgaaaatataattatgtcATCtggaaaaatattaaaaaattcgtgttataagatatatattatgaaatgGGAAAATTCAGAAGAAAACATGTTAATAAATGATTTATTTCACACACGAATAGATGCTGCAAAATCtaaagataataaatatgCTACAACTGAAGTAAGAGACATTGATAATACTGCATCATCTTCGGTGTCACCAAGCAAAAAAGAAGACGAAGGATTTTATAGATCTTatatatctttaaaatttaataaaaatgaaaacgatgaatatggaataaaaaaagttgTCGATGGTATTTTTGATGGGAAAATTATAGACAGTAAATAttcaataaaaatgttaaataataattcttacaaaataaatattttaaataatgcaAATGTGCACgtaaaaagtataatagattTAATAAAAAGTGCATGGAATTGTGATATGACTTgtaataattgtatatatgatattgaactatatacatataatactGTAGAAAGAGGAAATACGGGAATGGACTCAAATAATGATGACTACTATTATGTTATTATAGAACctattaaaaatgaagagGTAGAGGCAggaaatgatgataatgttCCAAGTAAAAAAGATactgaatatataaaaattataggAAAAAATTTACCAATTGGACATTTTAATGTAGTTGTCGAAAATGATACTTTTAATGGAACTGATGCGAATAAAATGGAAGTggatacaaaattaataaaaaaaattatgtttttatCATTTGAAAAACCCTTGGAAGGAAAATACAATGTAAcaattgttaaaaataacaataatattttaacaaaCTGTTCAGAATATAATACAgaaatgaaagaaaaaatatctCCTACCCATAAAggaatatataaacatattacaGTACGTGGTTTTAATGAAGAAAATCATATGGTAACAATTTTTAAGGATGATGTACATTTTCAAAAAGGACATGGTATAAAAGATGGAGATTACTCAGTGATATATTTACATCAAAATGGAACATATAGTATTAGAAGTCGAAATTATGAGCTAAGCAAAAACGAAAACATATTATTACAGAAT